The Vespa velutina chromosome 9, iVesVel2.1, whole genome shotgun sequence nucleotide sequence aagtaaaatatttatgttatgtttttatcaaataaataaataaattctaactattctttattcatttatttctttttttttttttacctacatttttttaatctacatTGAACAATCATTTGTTTACGTAGAATCGACACGAACAGAGTCACGGCTTACAAAGAATTAGATAcggatttaattaaaaacgaagCATTTACATCGTTGGATGGGATAAGTCTTTTCCCTCTAacagaaaaattgtataatgaaaatatggtGAAGGAACCCGACGAAGCTTGGAATTGGAATCTTTTGTTCACGCAAGTCGCATCGGAGATTAATAACGAGGTCCAGAAAAAATTGAATGCTTAAATAATAACAGATATGCGAGCATAattctataaattatttttcatacatgaaaatatatataataaaaattatttcttattacactattgaaaaaaaatatattcaatatcacCAAATGTAGGGTTATTATATAAAGTGTATCTTCGTAAtgggggggggaaaaaaaaatggcataCTGCTTTTCCGCAGTGCCTGTATATGGAAGCGACAAATTACCTCGTCTGACCTATTCGATTGCCCCCCAATTTGGAAATCGCGGTAGTTCGAGGAGCGACGTGAAGACTCAACCGTGCAGGCGTGCATATCCGAGGTTTTGGAAGAAAACCACGAACATGCACGCGCAATCGGGAGCCGAACACAAGCTACTTGAAGCGACCACGTGACAACACCCACTGAGCAGATCTGCCATAATCTCGACGTTTAGCGATCAATGTTCAGCTGTGCCATCACTAGCACACACTTCCGTCAAATTACAATCTTTGAACTCTTATAAAGATAAGATACCTTTATAGAGTATTTATGAGAAACTCAAGTATACAATGATATAACAGAGTCATCTATTGACAATATTGTGGAACCTCAAATTTATGCTACTGCGCatccttcgtttttttattcctcttagCGGCAAATTTCAAATGTTCACTATCAACCCCATCTTTTTTAGCTTTCGAATTTGCAAATAATACATTCAATTTAAATGTTTTGTCCCTGCTCAgaaaaatgtacaaatatttcgatgaacgccgaatttatacaaattttgacTTCTTTTAAGGAAGCCATTTTTCGTGATCATAATGGGTATTATATATGCCATtgtaaataaagaacaaaatccATATATAGCCTCAAATAAGACAGATATTCCTGACTGTGTACCATGCCCAAACGAAGAAGACAGAAAACCTGGAAATCCAGGGAGTTTCGAGGATCTTCATAAAAAAGTGAAGGATCTTTATCCACAAAATTTTGAGGGTGcaagattaataattaagaaagttCTCAGTTCCCATTTCAATGTAATGCACACAATAACGTTGAGTTCTGTAACTCCTTCGGGATACAAATTTGGCGCATCTTACATTGGCACTAAGGCAGTGGGCTTGCATGAGAAGTATCCGATTGTGAAAGGCGATATTATTCCAAATGGAAACATGACAGCAAATTTTGTACATACACTTGGATGTAGATTTAGATTCAAATTGTCTACGCAAGTTGCAAATTTTAAATACAAGGCTTCTAGTTCATCCATAGAATATCGGTCCAATGATTATACATTGGCATTAACATTAGCAAATCCAAAATTTTTAAAGCAGCAAGGAATTGTTGTATTACATTTCTTGCAAGCAATTACATCTAGGATTACATTGGGTGCAGAAGTAGCTTGTCTTCGAAATTCTAAAATTACTGGCGGTCAACAAACATTAATGTGTGTAGCATTCAGATATAATACAGGACCTGCAACATGGTCTGCTACTTTAGGAGAAGCTGGTCttcatatttgttattatagaaGAGCAAGCAAACAACTGCAACTTGGTGTTGAGATAGAAACTAATATGAGGATTCATGAATCAATTGCCACTATAGTATACCAAATTAATATACCATATGCTGATCTAATTTTCAAAGGCATTGTTAATTCAGAAAGTAGTATTGGTTGtgtatttgaaaagaaattatatccaATTCCAGAATCATCATTAATCATTAGTGGACACTTGAATCATCTGAATCAGCAATTTCGCGTAGGTGTAGGTCTTGATATT carries:
- the LOC124951770 gene encoding mitochondrial import receptor subunit TOM40 homolog 1-like, with protein sequence MGIIYAIVNKEQNPYIASNKTDIPDCVPCPNEEDRKPGNPGSFEDLHKKVKDLYPQNFEGARLIIKKVLSSHFNVMHTITLSSVTPSGYKFGASYIGTKAVGLHEKYPIVKGDIIPNGNMTANFVHTLGCRFRFKLSTQVANFKYKASSSSIEYRSNDYTLALTLANPKFLKQQGIVVLHFLQAITSRITLGAEVACLRNSKITGGQQTLMCVAFRYNTGPATWSATLGEAGLHICYYRRASKQLQLGVEIETNMRIHESIATIVYQINIPYADLIFKGIVNSESSIGCVFEKKLYPIPESSLIISGHLNHLNQQFRVGVGLDIGV